The following are encoded together in the Pseudoalteromonas ruthenica genome:
- a CDS encoding GGDEF domain-containing protein, giving the protein MMFHDSMANAQEKMTQVCHLLELHALPPTPLNYHVLYQHVSEGESALSEALQAALTEGRTIDSVLMEELYIQYLTPDHQKQTAMVERISELIGNLERNSKSNQKHIDHYHLEIDRCARALDEHDVDKSRHQLRKLAEHTLVLKGQMQKFKQLLEQIKQQYLSTKSQLKRLKDKHHLDPLTGLYHRHYLDKKFQYWAKKQHQISLIRIDVENYQQFCHDYGDSIGNLMLEKVATKIDKYVKESGFCGRTQNEQFTIMMADVEAQTVDLIAEKVQAGISKLRFVSSRSGKQLPGVAFQCQTIHRQQEPNFSALVSSTH; this is encoded by the coding sequence ATGATGTTCCATGACTCCATGGCCAACGCGCAAGAGAAAATGACCCAAGTCTGTCATTTGCTCGAACTGCATGCGCTGCCGCCAACACCTTTAAATTACCATGTGCTGTACCAGCATGTGAGTGAAGGCGAAAGTGCACTGAGTGAGGCCTTACAAGCTGCTTTAACCGAAGGCCGCACCATTGACTCAGTGTTAATGGAAGAGTTGTATATACAATATCTCACACCGGATCATCAAAAGCAGACCGCTATGGTTGAACGTATTAGCGAATTGATAGGTAATCTAGAGCGCAATAGCAAAAGCAATCAAAAACACATCGACCATTACCACCTCGAAATTGATCGTTGTGCTCGCGCTTTAGATGAACATGATGTTGATAAAAGCCGACACCAGCTGCGTAAGTTAGCCGAGCATACCCTAGTGTTAAAAGGGCAAATGCAAAAGTTTAAGCAACTACTGGAGCAAATAAAACAGCAATACCTTAGTACTAAATCGCAACTAAAACGCCTTAAAGACAAACACCATCTCGACCCACTCACCGGCCTTTATCACCGTCATTATCTCGATAAAAAATTTCAGTATTGGGCCAAGAAGCAGCATCAAATCTCTTTGATCCGTATTGATGTCGAAAACTATCAACAGTTTTGTCATGACTACGGCGACAGCATTGGTAATTTAATGCTCGAAAAAGTGGCCACCAAAATAGACAAATATGTCAAAGAAAGTGGTTTTTGCGGGCGCACCCAAAATGAGCAATTTACCATTATGATGGCCGACGTCGAGGCACAAACCGTGGACCTCATTGCCGAAAAAGTTCAAGCCGGCATCAGTAAGCTTCGCTTTGTAAGTTCACGCAGTGGTAAACAGCTCCCTGGTGTGGCGTTTCAATGCCAAACCATACATCGCCAGCAAGAACCTAACTTTAGCGCCCTCGTCTCATCCACTCATTAG
- a CDS encoding DUF885 domain-containing protein, whose translation MNLGTHIKQLALACAIPLALGGCASSAHKTNTNNQFTTLAEQVVSYRESVNPYKQEVDGYLLPNLSPEFLEQQYQDKTALLNKLKAIDKSTLSEENQINLQILTAQVQNSVDEYVFNAHYMPLTSEYGFHSSLSFMVQRGDYSSAQGFETYLARLRQVPRFFEQNIYWMKKGLETGLTQPKAVLAGYEESISAYLVDDVTESAFYAPFKRNTAGVSDEAFAELQAQAKRVIGEQVLPAYQGYYDFFTQTYQPGARESIGISEVPNGKAYYANRARHYTTTQMTAKEIHELGLQEVARIRSEMQAIIDDLGFEGSFAEFIEFLRTDPQFYAKTPEELLKEASFIAKKMDAQLPKLFKQLPRKPYGVAPVPASIAPKYTTGRYVGASKEDEPGYYWVNTYALDKRPLYVLEALTLHEAVPGHHLQIALNAELDYLPSYRRDAYLSAFGEGWGLYSEYLGLEAGFYQDPYSNFGRLTYEMWRAARLVVDTGMHMFGWSRDKALNFMRDNTALSLHNVKTETDRYISWPAQALSYKIGELTIKRLRAKAENALGHDFDVREFHYQVLRHGSIPLNVLEQQIDNYIDEALANNQNGAKAK comes from the coding sequence ATGAACCTAGGAACACATATTAAGCAACTGGCATTGGCCTGTGCGATTCCTCTTGCTTTGGGTGGCTGCGCAAGCTCAGCACACAAGACCAATACCAATAACCAGTTCACCACATTGGCTGAGCAGGTTGTCAGTTATCGAGAAAGCGTCAACCCGTATAAGCAAGAGGTTGACGGGTATTTGCTCCCCAATTTATCGCCTGAATTCTTAGAGCAGCAATACCAAGATAAAACAGCATTATTGAATAAGCTTAAAGCTATCGATAAAAGCACGCTCAGTGAAGAGAATCAGATCAATCTGCAAATTTTGACTGCGCAGGTGCAAAACAGTGTCGATGAGTATGTGTTCAATGCGCACTATATGCCCCTGACCTCCGAATATGGTTTTCACTCATCCTTGTCATTTATGGTGCAGCGTGGAGATTACAGTTCTGCTCAAGGGTTTGAAACCTACTTAGCGCGCCTGCGCCAAGTGCCTCGGTTCTTTGAGCAAAACATCTATTGGATGAAAAAAGGGCTCGAAACAGGGTTAACGCAACCTAAAGCCGTGCTTGCCGGCTATGAGGAGTCGATAAGCGCGTACTTGGTCGATGATGTCACCGAGTCTGCGTTTTATGCTCCTTTCAAGCGTAACACCGCAGGGGTGAGTGATGAGGCCTTTGCTGAGCTGCAAGCGCAAGCTAAGCGCGTTATCGGTGAACAGGTATTGCCAGCATACCAAGGCTATTACGATTTCTTTACGCAAACCTATCAGCCAGGTGCACGTGAATCGATAGGGATTTCTGAAGTGCCAAATGGCAAAGCGTATTATGCTAATCGAGCGCGTCATTACACCACCACGCAGATGACTGCGAAAGAAATTCATGAGCTCGGTCTGCAAGAAGTGGCTCGTATTCGCAGCGAAATGCAGGCGATTATTGATGATTTAGGATTCGAAGGCAGTTTTGCTGAGTTTATTGAATTTTTACGTACCGACCCACAATTTTACGCTAAAACACCGGAAGAGCTATTGAAAGAAGCCTCATTCATCGCCAAAAAGATGGATGCGCAGCTGCCTAAACTATTCAAGCAGTTACCACGCAAACCTTACGGTGTCGCTCCGGTGCCAGCGAGTATTGCGCCAAAATACACCACAGGTCGTTATGTGGGGGCAAGCAAAGAGGATGAGCCTGGTTATTACTGGGTTAATACCTATGCACTGGATAAACGGCCATTATATGTTTTAGAAGCTTTGACCCTACACGAAGCCGTACCGGGTCACCATTTACAAATTGCCCTCAATGCTGAGCTTGATTACCTACCTAGCTATCGACGCGACGCCTATCTATCGGCCTTTGGCGAAGGTTGGGGGCTGTACAGTGAGTATTTAGGCTTAGAAGCGGGCTTCTATCAAGATCCCTACAGTAATTTTGGTCGTCTTACTTATGAAATGTGGCGTGCAGCGCGTTTAGTGGTCGACACAGGCATGCACATGTTCGGTTGGAGCCGTGATAAAGCGCTGAACTTTATGCGTGATAATACCGCGCTGTCGCTGCATAATGTGAAAACCGAGACTGATCGCTATATCTCATGGCCGGCCCAGGCGCTGTCATACAAAATTGGTGAGCTCACCATTAAGCGCTTGCGCGCTAAAGCGGAAAACGCTTTAGGCCATGATTTTGACGTGCGCGAGTTCCACTATCAGGTCTTGCGCCATGGCTCAATTCCTCTTAATGTACTGGAACAACAAATAGATAACTATATCGACGAGGCACTTGCTAACAACCAAAACGGTGCCAAAGCGAAGTAA
- a CDS encoding potassium channel family protein, whose translation MPIILKRVLLTIRNHIDQLSWQVVVFVTLAHMALTWVLLSIAGEHALTSANTFFYYYVVTTSTVGYGDFSPTTEMGRLLVALVQIPFGLALFGMLLGKAGQSITHLIRRAMTGEKDVTHFANHIIIFGWHPVRTRKMVRYILADEKRVKREIVLAVTDDMEHPFFSEPDVSFVKLSSYTDEEQLKRVGIATADKIIVEGADDNQSFTTALKISKLVKESAHICAYFDDESKAQMLGEHCANVECSSNRTAEVLVRSMEDPGASRVQQEIMSSLHGDTHFSMMIPNDVGQFTYNDIFTVFKHQYDATILGIAHNRSALDMDLNPPLDYAIQGGDIIHYIAPERVLASEVKWP comes from the coding sequence ATGCCGATTATTTTAAAGCGTGTGCTACTGACGATACGCAATCATATTGACCAACTTAGTTGGCAGGTTGTGGTGTTTGTCACCTTGGCACATATGGCACTCACTTGGGTGCTATTGTCAATTGCTGGGGAGCATGCGCTTACCTCTGCGAATACCTTTTTTTATTATTATGTCGTGACTACCTCAACGGTGGGTTACGGCGACTTTAGTCCGACTACAGAGATGGGCCGCTTATTGGTGGCTTTGGTTCAGATCCCCTTCGGTTTGGCCTTGTTCGGCATGTTGCTGGGTAAAGCAGGGCAGTCCATCACACATTTAATAAGGCGCGCTATGACAGGTGAAAAAGACGTGACTCATTTTGCTAATCACATCATTATTTTTGGTTGGCACCCAGTGCGCACCAGAAAAATGGTGCGCTATATTCTTGCTGATGAAAAGCGGGTAAAGCGTGAAATTGTACTCGCGGTAACCGATGATATGGAGCACCCGTTTTTCTCTGAGCCCGATGTCAGCTTTGTTAAGCTCAGTAGTTACACCGATGAAGAGCAACTTAAACGTGTAGGCATTGCCACAGCAGATAAAATAATTGTTGAGGGAGCCGATGATAACCAAAGCTTCACTACGGCACTAAAGATTAGCAAGCTGGTAAAGGAAAGTGCCCATATTTGTGCTTATTTTGACGATGAAAGCAAGGCACAGATGCTAGGTGAGCATTGTGCTAATGTGGAGTGCAGCTCTAACCGCACAGCGGAAGTCTTAGTGCGCTCTATGGAAGACCCAGGGGCGAGTCGGGTGCAACAGGAAATTATGTCTAGTCTGCATGGGGATACCCATTTTTCTATGATGATCCCCAACGATGTCGGCCAGTTTACCTACAACGATATTTTTACGGTATTTAAACACCAATACGACGCCACTATTTTAGGGATTGCTCATAATCGCAGCGCCTTAGATATGGATTTAAATCCGCCGTTGGATTATGCCATCCAAGGTGGCGATATCATTCACTACATTGCCCCCGAGCGGGTGTTGGCATCCGAGGTTAAATGGCCTTAA